In the genome of Deltaproteobacteria bacterium GWC2_65_14, one region contains:
- a CDS encoding cadmium-translocating P-type ATPase: MDTDPPSTATRFFVPAMDCPDEEKEIRTALGRLPGVEEMTFRLFARQVEVRHRCATVEILSALSAIGMDGHPVDESLRRADLPESGSPHLTVFALSAVLLCAGAVACFLYPDLSWTKGFFLAAVLAGGAGVAVRGARELRNRSLGMNALMTVSIAGAAALGEWEEAAVVVTLFALANHLEARSLDRARRAAAGLFSLAPETAVVREGGVGGRERTIPAGEVRPGDVLVIRPGSRIPVDAEVFKGGSDVNEATLTGESIPVEKVEGDPLFAGTVNGRNPILATALRPLSESAFAMILRRVEEAQASKAPVETFMERFASRYTPAVLVSALLVACLPPLLGLGSAADWAYRGLVLLVIACPCAIVLAAPVATVSALTRAGRQGILVKGASHLETLGKVRAVAFDKTGTLTRGMLKVTRVRPASGVEESEIVRLAGAVEAGSAHPAAEAIRHEARRRGIAQPARGTLARTFETLEGRGVSAVVEGKRVYVGNRRMFAEREGTRGRLEEILPAGEEKGGRTFSIVGTDEGIAGVLEMEDELRPEAKEAVRSLAALGVEHVVMLTGDHEDAARTAGREVGIDEVLSGLLPEEKLEKVRELVASHGAVAMVGDGVNDAPALALASVGIAMGAAGSPAAIETADVALMAEDLRRVPEAVLLGRRMVAVVRQNVVASIAIKAGFLVAAAAGYATLWMAVAADMGTTLLVIFNGLRLLRNGPPSA, translated from the coding sequence ATGGATACGGACCCGCCGAGCACGGCGACCCGGTTCTTCGTGCCGGCGATGGACTGCCCGGACGAGGAGAAGGAGATCCGCACCGCCCTGGGGCGGCTTCCGGGAGTCGAGGAGATGACCTTCCGGCTCTTCGCCCGGCAGGTCGAGGTGCGCCACCGGTGCGCTACGGTGGAGATCCTGTCCGCGCTTTCGGCGATCGGGATGGACGGTCATCCGGTGGACGAGTCGCTCCGGCGGGCCGACCTCCCCGAATCCGGCAGCCCCCATTTGACCGTCTTCGCCCTGTCCGCGGTTCTTCTGTGCGCCGGGGCGGTCGCCTGCTTCCTCTACCCGGACCTCTCCTGGACGAAGGGATTCTTCCTCGCCGCCGTCCTCGCCGGAGGGGCGGGAGTGGCGGTGCGCGGCGCGAGGGAGCTTCGCAACCGCTCCCTCGGGATGAACGCCCTCATGACGGTGTCGATCGCCGGCGCGGCGGCGCTCGGGGAGTGGGAGGAGGCGGCCGTGGTCGTCACCCTCTTCGCGCTGGCCAACCACCTGGAAGCCCGGAGCCTCGACCGGGCGCGCAGGGCGGCCGCCGGCCTCTTCTCCCTCGCCCCGGAAACGGCGGTCGTGCGCGAGGGAGGGGTGGGCGGCCGCGAGCGGACGATCCCCGCGGGGGAGGTCCGCCCCGGAGACGTCCTCGTTATCCGGCCCGGCTCCCGGATCCCGGTGGACGCCGAGGTCTTCAAGGGAGGCTCCGACGTGAACGAGGCAACACTCACGGGGGAATCGATCCCGGTCGAGAAGGTGGAGGGGGACCCCCTGTTCGCCGGGACGGTGAACGGGCGCAATCCGATCCTCGCGACGGCGCTGCGTCCCCTCTCGGAGTCGGCCTTCGCGATGATCCTCCGCCGCGTCGAGGAGGCGCAGGCGAGCAAGGCCCCCGTCGAGACCTTCATGGAGCGCTTCGCCTCCCGGTACACCCCGGCGGTCCTCGTGTCCGCGCTCCTGGTGGCCTGCCTGCCCCCCCTGCTCGGTCTGGGGTCCGCGGCGGACTGGGCCTACCGGGGGCTCGTGCTCCTGGTCATCGCCTGCCCCTGCGCGATCGTGCTGGCGGCTCCGGTGGCCACCGTCTCGGCCCTCACGCGGGCCGGCCGGCAGGGGATCCTGGTCAAGGGGGCGAGCCATCTCGAGACGCTGGGGAAGGTCCGGGCCGTGGCGTTCGACAAGACGGGGACGCTCACCCGGGGGATGCTCAAGGTGACAAGGGTCCGGCCGGCGAGCGGGGTGGAGGAATCGGAGATCGTGCGACTGGCCGGGGCCGTGGAGGCGGGGTCCGCCCACCCGGCCGCCGAGGCGATCCGTCACGAAGCGCGCCGGAGGGGGATCGCGCAGCCGGCCCGGGGGACGCTGGCGCGCACCTTCGAAACCCTCGAGGGACGGGGGGTCTCCGCCGTGGTCGAGGGGAAACGGGTCTACGTGGGAAACCGCCGGATGTTCGCCGAGCGGGAGGGAACCCGGGGGCGGCTGGAAGAGATCCTGCCCGCCGGGGAGGAGAAGGGGGGCCGCACCTTCTCCATCGTGGGAACGGACGAGGGGATCGCGGGGGTCCTCGAGATGGAGGACGAGCTCCGTCCCGAGGCGAAGGAGGCGGTGCGGTCGCTGGCCGCGCTCGGGGTGGAGCATGTCGTCATGCTCACCGGAGACCACGAAGACGCCGCCCGCACGGCCGGGAGGGAGGTCGGGATCGACGAGGTCCTTTCCGGGCTGCTCCCGGAGGAGAAGCTGGAGAAGGTGCGGGAGCTGGTCGCCTCCCACGGCGCGGTGGCCATGGTGGGCGACGGGGTGAACGACGCGCCAGCGCTGGCGCTGGCCTCGGTCGGGATCGCCATGGGCGCGGCCGGGTCGCCGGCGGCGATCGAGACGGCCGACGTGGCGCTCATGGCCGAGGACCTCCGCCGGGTGCCGGAGGCGGTCCTGCTCGGCCGCCGGATGGTCGCCGTGGTCCGCCAGAACGTCGTCGCCTCGATCGCGATCAAGGCCGGCTTCCTCGTCGCCGCCGCCGCCGGGTACGCCACCCTCTGGATGGCGGTGGCCGCCGACATGGGGACGACGCTATTGGTCATCTTCAACGGGCTGCGCCTGCTGCGCAACGGCCCCCCGTCCGCATAG
- a CDS encoding MFS transporter, which translates to MSSEMIYPLLPLFLTASLGAGPAVLGAIEGVAEATASLLKLFSGAWSDRMGKRKPLVLAGYGLSSVMRPLMGFAASWGHVLAIRFSDRIGKGVRSPPRDALVAESVPPEERGGAFGFQRALDHLGAVLGPAAAFLLLAGAGLSYRSVFFLAAIPGGIAVAVLWLMVRDTGTKPPPASGSGLRLEGLSPGFRRYLLIVSLFTLGNASDAFLILRAVEAGVPAAWVPLLWGGFNLVKSSLSTHAGILADRWDRRKMVVAGWVVYAAVYAAWGVAEGAAWMVGLFLVYGLYSAATEGAERALVADFVPAERRGAAFGWFHLAVGVAALPASLLFGILWSRFGAQAAFGASGALALLASGLLLAQKGPAASHR; encoded by the coding sequence ATGTCGAGCGAGATGATCTATCCCCTCCTCCCGCTCTTCCTGACCGCATCCCTGGGAGCGGGGCCGGCCGTCCTGGGGGCGATCGAGGGAGTGGCGGAAGCCACGGCGAGCCTGCTGAAGCTGTTCTCCGGCGCCTGGTCGGACCGGATGGGAAAGAGAAAGCCCTTGGTCCTTGCCGGGTACGGCCTCTCGTCGGTCATGCGCCCGCTGATGGGGTTCGCCGCCTCCTGGGGGCATGTGCTCGCCATCCGGTTCTCCGACCGGATCGGGAAGGGGGTGCGAAGCCCCCCCCGGGACGCCCTGGTGGCCGAATCCGTCCCCCCGGAGGAGCGGGGGGGCGCCTTCGGCTTCCAGCGGGCGCTGGATCACCTCGGCGCGGTCCTGGGTCCCGCCGCCGCCTTCCTCCTGCTTGCGGGGGCCGGACTTTCCTACCGGTCCGTCTTCTTCCTCGCGGCGATCCCCGGAGGGATCGCCGTCGCCGTCCTCTGGCTCATGGTCCGGGACACCGGAACGAAGCCCCCCCCCGCATCGGGCAGCGGTCTCCGGCTGGAAGGCCTTTCCCCGGGGTTCCGCCGCTACCTGCTGATCGTGTCGCTCTTCACGCTGGGGAACGCCAGCGACGCCTTCCTGATCCTGCGCGCCGTCGAGGCGGGAGTTCCCGCCGCCTGGGTCCCTCTCCTGTGGGGGGGGTTCAATCTCGTCAAGTCGTCGCTCTCCACCCACGCGGGGATCCTGGCGGACCGGTGGGACCGCAGGAAGATGGTCGTCGCGGGCTGGGTCGTCTACGCGGCGGTCTACGCCGCCTGGGGAGTGGCGGAAGGGGCTGCCTGGATGGTCGGACTGTTCCTGGTCTACGGGCTCTACTCGGCGGCCACGGAGGGGGCGGAGCGGGCGCTGGTCGCCGATTTCGTCCCGGCCGAACGGCGCGGGGCGGCCTTCGGGTGGTTCCACCTCGCGGTGGGGGTCGCGGCGCTGCCGGCCAGCCTCCTCTTCGGGATCCTGTGGAGCCGGTTCGGGGCGCAGGCCGCCTTCGGCGCGAGCGGGGCCCTTGCGCTCCTCGCCTCCGGGCTGCTCCTCGCGCAGAAGGGCCCCGCCGCTTCCCACCGGTAG
- a CDS encoding nitric-oxide reductase: MEYRSQKIAYWYFVAALPLFVLQVLMGLYLGYSYTFTVPQEVVDVFPFATARAMHTNLLVLWMLLGFMGGTYYIVPEETQSEIYSTGLAWFQLIALLVTGVVALVGFFFGWTQGRPLLEIPRPLDLVVVVGALVFLFNVGMTMLKANRWTVIQGTLLGGLVFLALLYLFGIPFYRNLVIDWYYWWWVIHLWVEGSWELVTGAILAFILMKLTGVDRQVVEKWLYVEIGLFMFTGLAGTGHHYYWLGAPRYWLWIGGIFSALEPLPILLMVIDTMHHVKQRKKEIVNPLVWTYAIGCAIFHMIGAGVWGIAHTLPQINYYTHGSQVTVAHGHLAFFGAYALLNLTTFYFAMPRIKGIEVFDDRRGKYGFWTMNIAMMTMGLTFTVGGVLQSYIERVLGMGYMTAQGHMRLWMGITVVAGLFFLAGLLTTVTDLFTLRPAKVGGGHS, encoded by the coding sequence ATGGAATACCGATCCCAGAAAATCGCCTACTGGTACTTCGTCGCCGCGCTTCCGCTCTTCGTCCTGCAGGTGCTCATGGGGCTCTACCTCGGGTACAGCTACACCTTCACCGTCCCGCAGGAGGTCGTCGACGTCTTCCCCTTCGCCACGGCGCGGGCGATGCACACCAACCTGCTCGTCCTCTGGATGCTCCTGGGCTTCATGGGAGGGACCTACTACATCGTCCCCGAGGAGACGCAGTCGGAGATCTACTCGACCGGGCTCGCCTGGTTCCAGCTCATCGCCCTCCTGGTCACCGGGGTCGTCGCCCTGGTCGGCTTCTTCTTCGGGTGGACGCAGGGGCGCCCGCTGCTGGAGATCCCCCGCCCGCTCGACCTCGTGGTGGTCGTGGGGGCGCTGGTCTTCCTCTTCAACGTGGGGATGACGATGCTCAAGGCAAACCGGTGGACCGTCATCCAGGGGACCCTCCTGGGCGGGCTGGTCTTCCTCGCCCTCCTCTACCTGTTCGGGATCCCCTTCTACCGGAACCTGGTGATCGACTGGTACTACTGGTGGTGGGTCATCCACCTCTGGGTGGAAGGGTCGTGGGAGCTCGTCACCGGCGCCATCCTGGCCTTCATCCTGATGAAGCTCACCGGGGTGGACCGGCAGGTCGTCGAGAAGTGGCTCTACGTGGAGATCGGCCTCTTCATGTTCACGGGGCTCGCCGGCACCGGGCACCACTACTACTGGCTCGGCGCCCCGCGGTACTGGCTCTGGATCGGCGGGATCTTCTCCGCGCTGGAGCCGCTTCCGATCCTTTTGATGGTCATCGACACGATGCACCACGTCAAGCAGCGCAAGAAAGAGATCGTCAATCCGCTGGTATGGACCTACGCGATCGGCTGCGCCATCTTCCACATGATCGGAGCCGGGGTGTGGGGGATCGCGCACACGCTGCCGCAGATCAACTACTACACGCACGGCTCCCAGGTCACCGTGGCCCACGGGCACCTGGCCTTCTTCGGGGCCTACGCCCTGCTGAACCTGACGACCTTCTACTTCGCGATGCCCAGGATCAAGGGGATCGAGGTCTTCGACGACCGGCGCGGCAAGTACGGCTTCTGGACGATGAACATCGCGATGATGACCATGGGGCTCACCTTCACCGTGGGGGGGGTCCTGCAGAGCTACATCGAGCGGGTGCTCGGGATGGGATACATGACCGCCCAGGGGCACATGCGGCTCTGGATGGGGATCACGGTGGTGGCAGGGCTCTTCTTCCTGGCCGGACTGCTCACCACCGTCACCGACCTGTTCACCCTGAGGCCCGCGAAGGTCGGCGGGGGACACTCGTAG
- the aspA gene encoding aspartate ammonia-lyase (catalyzes the formation of fumarate from aspartate): MSGTRTEKDSMGEVRVPAKAYYGAQTQRAVGNFPVSGVRMPLPVVHAAAMIKGFAAEVNAGLVLIDPSLAEAISRAARETLEGKFDDQFPVDVFQTGSGTSTNMNVNEVLANRANELLGKPLGGNSPVHPNDHVNRCQSSNDVIPSAIRIAARRELSDRLVPALSCLRDALAAKAGEFSDILKIGRTHLQDAVPVTLGQEFSGYASQVDHGIRRVRAAFADLEELPLGGTAVGTGLNAHPEFGARTIAEIANATGIPFRPAENRFEAMGAQDPLVAASGTLKGVAASLLKISHDIRLLSSGPRCGIGEIDLPSLQPGSSIMPGKVNPVILEVSIQVCAQAIGNDAVVTLGGSLGVLELNVMLPVMARNLLESIGLLSSASVLLAERCVSGIAPNRKRCGELIEQSLAMVTPLAVKIGYDRAAELAHEAWHSGRTIRAVLLDRKVLPPEEIEKILDPRGMI, encoded by the coding sequence ATGAGCGGAACCCGCACGGAAAAGGATTCGATGGGGGAGGTCCGGGTCCCGGCGAAAGCCTACTACGGGGCGCAGACGCAGCGGGCCGTCGGAAATTTCCCGGTCAGCGGCGTCCGGATGCCGCTGCCGGTCGTCCATGCCGCGGCGATGATCAAGGGGTTCGCCGCCGAGGTGAACGCGGGCCTTGTGCTCATCGACCCCTCTCTGGCCGAGGCGATCTCGCGGGCCGCCCGGGAGACGCTGGAGGGGAAGTTCGACGACCAGTTCCCGGTGGACGTCTTCCAGACCGGGTCGGGGACCTCGACGAACATGAACGTGAACGAGGTGCTCGCCAACCGGGCGAACGAGCTGCTGGGCAAACCTCTCGGGGGCAACTCCCCGGTCCACCCGAACGACCATGTCAACCGGTGCCAGTCGAGCAACGACGTGATCCCCTCGGCGATCCGGATCGCCGCGAGGCGGGAGCTGTCGGACCGGCTCGTCCCCGCCCTCTCCTGCCTGCGGGACGCCCTGGCGGCGAAGGCGGGGGAGTTCTCCGACATCCTGAAGATCGGGCGGACCCACCTGCAGGATGCGGTGCCGGTCACCCTCGGGCAGGAGTTCTCGGGGTACGCTTCCCAGGTTGATCACGGGATCCGGCGGGTGCGCGCGGCCTTCGCCGACCTCGAGGAGCTTCCGCTGGGGGGGACGGCCGTCGGAACGGGGCTGAACGCCCACCCGGAGTTCGGGGCGAGGACGATCGCCGAGATTGCGAACGCCACCGGGATCCCCTTCCGTCCGGCGGAGAACCGGTTCGAGGCGATGGGGGCTCAGGACCCCCTGGTGGCGGCCAGCGGCACGCTCAAGGGAGTGGCCGCGTCGCTTTTGAAGATCTCCCACGACATCCGGCTTCTCTCCTCCGGCCCCCGGTGCGGGATCGGGGAGATCGACCTGCCGTCGCTCCAGCCCGGCTCCTCGATCATGCCGGGGAAGGTGAACCCGGTGATCCTCGAGGTCTCGATCCAGGTCTGCGCCCAGGCGATCGGGAACGACGCGGTGGTGACGCTGGGCGGCTCGCTGGGGGTGCTGGAGCTCAACGTCATGCTCCCGGTGATGGCGCGCAACCTCCTCGAGTCGATCGGGCTCCTCTCCTCGGCATCTGTCCTGCTGGCGGAGCGGTGCGTGTCGGGGATCGCGCCGAACCGGAAGCGGTGCGGGGAGCTGATCGAGCAGAGCCTCGCGATGGTGACTCCGCTCGCGGTGAAGATCGGGTACGACAGGGCGGCGGAGCTGGCCCACGAGGCCTGGCACTCCGGGAGAACGATCCGGGCGGTCCTGCTGGACAGGAAGGTCCTCCCGCCGGAGGAGATCGAGAAGATCCTGGACCCCCGCGGGATGATCTGA